Within Takifugu rubripes chromosome 20, fTakRub1.2, whole genome shotgun sequence, the genomic segment ATCCCTCCATCAGCTCCCCCTCTGCACAGGCTGGCTCGCTCTCTCTGCAGTAATAACACTTTCCATAGAAACAGGTGTTATTACCTGTagaaagacagaaggaaaatcATGAACGCGGCTGTTTTATCGGACATTTACAAACGCGCTTAATATTTACCGATATTTATATTGAGCTGGCTTTCACCATAAATGTAATTGTAGAAATACAGTCCCTCTAAGACGGACACGGACAAGTATAATCTGAGTTCCACAAGGACACAAACTTTCCAGGTTGTGGTCAAACGACACAGAATTCCTGCCCAGGAGGGGAGATGACCGGGTGGGAACCCTGGGTAGGGAGGGGTCTTTCCACCTACTTCTGGTTTTCACACAATTTACATTTTACGACATATATTTGAAAATTAGCTGGATTGGATAACAAACCATTTCATGCTACTAATGGACGCACATAATGAGTATCCAGGTTCTCAAATCCACTGACTACAGAGAACGCTGATGGAAAATATTCTAAAACTGTGCACCAAGAACTATACACGAACTCAAACTGCTTCTCCAGGAGCAAACCAGTTTCATGTGTTCTGTTGCTGCCCCAAAACTGAGCCTTACTGGAGCGGCGATACATCAAAAACTGCATCTCAAATATCAAATAATCAATAACCAAGAAGTAGTTCCAACACCACCTTCAGTGGAGGAACAGAAGGAaggaaataaatcaagatatttTCAGAATGGAAACGTTGAccaaaaatttaaatttgacCAAATATGGGTGGGATGAATAACCCTGACGTATGTGCTGAAATACTAAAGCCGAAAGCTGAGCAATATTCACCCCACAGAAACCTGAGCCTAAAAAAAGTGTTGATATTGCTCCACACTGTGGTCATTCTGATGTTACAGGATGTTTCGACGTTTATACATCAAGAATGGGACTGAGCTGTGGACTGAATGGTTACTCATTCTGACCACAGCAGAGCTTCACAGGTAGATCATTTCACACTTATAATCTAAACCCGAAACCTTACAGATGAGTTTTTACCTACTCCAAGTAattaaaacaatcaatcaaGCCTGAGAAGAGAGGTCGTGAAAGGGCAGAAAACCTTGTTACTGCTTCTGGTCAGAACTACTTTGTTCCAGCCTTCAAATTGGACCTTTATCGACAGGTTACGCAGCCACACCTTCAACAGAGGACGAGAAAGAGAACAGATACTGACCCTGCATCAGGAAAGtgctcagcagctgctctgtggcCACCGGTTTGATTTCTGTCCGCAGGTTGACGTATCTTCCTACCACCAGGGGCGCCCTCCTGAAGCCCAGGATCCTGCAGGACACAGGACGCCATTAAGGCAATCCAACATCTCTCCGCTCGTTACCAACGCGGTTTCACTACCGACTCAATTTCTGCTGTAGAAACTTAAAAtcgatataaaaaaaaaatgaaaatgcatcTCGACGCACCTGTCCAGGTGGAAAGCTGCCACCTCCGCGTTGTGTCTGTCATAGCCAGCGTACGGCTCGCCCTCCACCACGTAGTCTCGGCCGTACCTGAGGGAGAGAAGACGGAGGGTAATAAACGAGGGGATCGGCCTACAGGGTGACATCCCATCACGTCTGACCCTGACCTCTTGGGTTTGAAGACCACTTTCTGTCCCCCGTCCAGTACCAACAGGGCTTTCAGCTGTGTACCTTTGTAGCCCACGTCTGCCCGCTCTACCCTCGCCGTGCTGAGCGATGTGAGCACGGCCGCCAGCTCTGGCGTCTCCTCGGGGTACACCTCTCTTGGGCCCACCCACTGGCTGGCGATCTCCCATGGAGactggagtgtgtgagtgagccgAGCTCCCCGGGAAAGAGAAAGGCCAGCTTCCATCTAATAAGACCCACGTGCGAGTATATTAATAACCACGACGATCGGCTTTACGTCTGAAAGCACTTTGGGTTATGTAGTCttctaaaaacattttaaatgctcTGGTCTGACATGTTTTCTTTACAAAGCTGAAGACAGGACACAGTCTGGGAAAGACTCACCCTTCGGAACGCCCGGAGGTCCCGCCGACTGGCTGCAGAGCCCTCGCCCCCATCCAGCAGGAAGATCTTGGCGAGGCCGAGCAGGAGCAGCACGGCACACAGCACCACTACGCGCTGTTTCAGCTTCATGTCCACGCCGGCCGGCCGGCCCCTGCCCCCGCCTCACCTCAActgatattgtgtgtgtgtcccccgcAGCAATTGGCCCCCTCACCCCTGATGCATGGCCCCTCTACCTCCTGGTCTCCTGCCAGGCCTGTGGGTGGCGGTCTTATGAAAGGCGGTTGTGTTTCTCCCGAGCTGCAGCCTGGACtcacctgcggggggggggggggggtgaggaggttggcgaggaagaggagggatgagAGGGGAAAGAGTGAATTGAAAAATGTACTGAAACTGTGGGGGGAGGAAACCGGTCGATCCTCACGCCCCTGGGGGATAAAGATTGACCCAGAAGAGGTGCCCAACATATGCAACTCCATCTGGATCACTCAGGCCGTCTCTGTCAGCAGGTTGGTACAATTCTGAGACCGTTCCTGATGTTTGGTTTGTAATAAAAACCTTCAAGAACCACGAGACATTTATAGGGAGTACGGCCAATCCCCATCTGATTACTGCCGCCATTGTCAGGTGTGAAGAGTAAACAGCTGAACTGAGAAAACACAAGACCACTGATGTTTCAcaggtaaaaaaagaaagaaaaagaaaccaatGTCACAAGATCTGGATCATATGGAAGTATCATATCAGGTAAATAAAGATGACAGATGAAACCTAAACCCTGATCTGAAACGCAGCCATTGTCTCGCTTCATTTTACTGGGCTTCTCATATTGCTCGTCTTTATTGGAACTCGAGGGGGTTTACTAGGGGACCGGGGACCCTCCACAGCCGTATCCCGAGTTCCCCGTGAACATCGGCCTGAAACAGAACGTGATTAATGTGCCTGTTTCATTTGCATCCGTGTCGTTTTTCTCACCCAGATTACCTGCAGGGTGAGACATGCTGGACTGAACCAGGAGCTTAGTGCTGACCTACGGAGGAGAGCATCCTCAGCTCCAGCATCATCGCGCAGAACAacagctgctggctgcagagaggacaGTAGGGAGCAGCCTGGCCACCACCACAGACATCTAAACCATCGGCTGAAGGACAAGATTCCCAGTTCTGAGGGGACACCACAGGCAGGAGGCAGCAGTGTCCAAGACACGACTGAAGAAGACTTTTCTTTCCTGTGGCTTGTTAATGTTGCTTTTCCCGATAGCCAAGACAGGCCCTTTAGGCTCACTCCCTGCCTCTTACTGTACAGTCTTTATGTACATGGATTATTTGCTTGACTGTTTCCTGTTGGTTTTAACTGGGAACTGGAGAGCACCATTTTGTATCATTTCATGTTAAAGTTTGGCTCCGaatgacaatttaaaaaaacaaaaacaaactttaactGTGTACTTCAGGGACGGACTGTATATGCGTGACGGTTTTATTGTGGTCTCAGAGTCTACAAAGTGAGCTTGGTAGTCCTGGAAGACTGCATGCCATCAAAAGCAAAGCTTGTTCTGGCTGGGCTGAACCTGGCCACACATTCAAAGCGCCCAAACTTCAGATTTGCGTCCTTCCTCCAGGCGATGATGAGCATGCAgccctgcagagctgcagcgacGTTCACATTCAGGGGAGGAGAAAGCCAATCTTTGtggttggtggtgttttagcgTGTCAAACATCTCTGATGACGCCGCCTCAGGTTGAACTTGACGGCCTGCCACATAAACCTACACGTCACCTCAGCAATAAAACAGGGTGCCACGTTACACCGTCCATACACTGGCTGACATAATGACCCGATCTGCGCCAAACCCGTCACAAAACCAACATATCATATTAAGCAGATAGTTCCAAAAAAAGATCCAGCCACGCAGGCGCTCGCTTCCCTCTCACAATCGATCTTTCATGATGTTGCCGTCTGAGGACCGAAGAGACAACACCACCGGCGGTGCAGCGTGCACGGGACACGACCATATAGACGTCCTACGGTGGATTACTCCTACAAAAATCTCCACCCGGCGTAAAATGACTGCAATTATGAAGGGGCAGCAGCGATAACCGCTGTGCAGACCCCGTACACCTGGCAGCGGGAGTTAGCTACAGCAGCCTGCTAGCTACAGTCCAGCACAGCTGCGTCGTCTGTTGTCGTCACCCAACTCACCTACCTTGTGGACATTTGTCGCGTATTGCGCGCAAAATAGCTTCCAGCTGCGAAAATCTTCCGACATTTAACGTGCACACGCGCCACGGTGGTCTGTCAGTTTCTCGATCCCCCGGTAGAGCACGCTCCTCCGCCCTtatcctccagctccttccctGGCCTACAGCCTCCACTTCCCGAACGCTTCCTACTCCTGTACCTCGGTCATACCGCCACCAGGGGCGGTAGCGCGGCGATAACGGTGAGAACGGCTCCCAAATGACGCAGCTGAAGAAAAACCCGTTAAAAACGCTTACAGTCCACTTCAAATAAATGAAACGTTCTATAAACACTGTTTTATATAAACGAATGGCTGATTGTGTGGATCCATAAATAACCTGTTTCTCTGCGTCCCATTGGAAGGTTATTTAGCATGAACAATTGAGATATTTCGATATTCCAATCACGTGACAGCAGTGACGTAGGCCTTTCTTGCAAGCCACAATTGTGTGTCAAATTATACATTATTCTTCTTACTGatagacaaaaaaaatacatcacaGTTGCATGTAAAAGTTGTTCCGTCAATCTATTCCTCtgtattcaaataaaataatcaaaggAACAAAGAATGAGACGAGAAAGTGGAGTAAAAAAGGGTGTTTATTGTTTCTTCACACCTGGCAGCACATCACTCAACATTGAGGTCACAGCGCTCACCACAGTTGCGACActggcagagacacacacacagagccaggTGGGGTCATACGTCATCCTGTTCTTGTCCCTGGTAAACAGTGAACGCACCACAGAGGAGGTACAGAGTCAGGCTCAACTTCTCGAACAAAAACTAAACCCTTCATCTTAAACTTTGTGTGAAACAACGGAATTTAGACAGCAAATAGACTCCGCATTTGTAGATGGTGTGGTCAATTTAAAGGACAAGGGACTTTCCAATCCTAGCCTGAAAGAGATTTTAAATCAGTTGTATTTGATGTTAGACCCTATATTTGTGACTGGCAGTGAAAAGCAAGAAATCCTTTCGTGCCAACAAGCTTCAAACTAACATGTTTCCATTAATTTGACCACACATTTTATAGATAatatcaaaaaagaaaaaagaaatcacgtGACAGAGAAACCTCAGCCAGAGAGCTTCATAAGATCTGGGCTTTGTCATTGAAGGAAGGATGGTTGACTACAAATAATTCAAATAATGCTCCAAACTCAATGTTTACACTGACTTCTTccattgacatttaaaaaagagatttcctgtttctctgcatCACCAACAAAACAGATTCCACTTGTACTGTATGAATATTCAAGATTAAATAAACACCCCTCATTCGTGTCACCTACAGTATTTCAGACCCTCGTTGTCCCTGCACAGCTCTTCACGCTTCACAATCCCTCCACTTCAGAAAAACACCTTCCACTTGTGGCGTTTCTGCAGTTTCCATTCTCATCTACTCGTGTTGCTACGCGCAGCCCCTACGACCAGCCAGTTGGCATTCCTGGCACTAGCTAGTGGCCGTGTTAACGGCcactagcccccccccccccccgtggtgaCGGTGGCCTAGGCCGGCTGTGTCTCTGGTttgaattattttataaaaatagAGGGGTATGCACGCACATATAACCGCAGCATTTCATCTGCCTGTACTCGCATCCTCATTCACTCCTCCACAGGTTCATTTCATCATCTCTGTTCTGATTTATGCTATGACctaaaaaaaagctgaaatggGGACTTGGACTGTGGCTGAGAGTCTGTTTTTGTGCACACGTGTGCCTCAGTGAACTGGACATTAGCCTGAAGAAAATGTTGGACTGAATCATAtttataagtgtgtgtgagagagaaagagagagggagagagagaccgTGAGTCCATCCACCTGCTGCTAAACTGATGATTTCTGACTGAACCATTAAGTTGTGAAGGGGGAAGAAATACTATGTAAACATAAAATGTAAACAGTGATGTTTAAAAAGTATTTGATAGTTATTCCCACCAGTTGTGGCAGCCTGAAACCTTTTGTATCAACAGGAGGGAAACATTGGCACCGAATGACTGAGGTGCTTTTCCAAATTAGATGTAATACAGGCAgggttaatttaaaaaaaacaacaaaaaaaaacgatTTTTATGTACATGAAATATTCCAAATACcccaaaagaggagaaacacaaaaatgcaacattcaAATGTAACAGACGATACTACATTAATGTGCAATCATCTACTACTTATTAATACTGTGAAATGCACCATCCCTCTccagaaacaaaaccaaaaaaaccaaaaccgtTAACACAAGACTTAAAACAGGCTCTGAATGGCTCCAGGTAGCATTATAATCTGCTCCAGATCAGAAGCTCTAAGCATCGTGACTGACGAGTACAAGAGGAGATTAAATAATGTGTTGAGATGGAGACGCTCTCTCTCTGACGCCTTCAGGGTTTCAAGTCGAATGTGGGTTTCTGAGAGCAGAAAACACTGGAGAATGTTTTCAAAAGACACCCCCTCCTAAATCCCACCGTGTTCTTGTCTGTAGCTTAGGTTCTGGGAATATCGTACCTCTGTAAAACAACGATTTCTGCCATTTAAGCAAGTATCACCGAATACAACTGTGCACGCAGCTGTACTTAAGATCAGAACACTTATCAAGAGCTGTATCATAAAAACAGGACAACTGGAAAAAAACCTCTGCTGGAATTAAGTGTAACAGAGCCCTTATGTTTATAATGATGCATTCAAATGTGTGCGAATGTCTGTATCTATGTGGGAAAGTGAGTTTGTGGCTCATGTAAATGATCCTGTGACTCCAAGTCAACTCAAGTGTATGAACAAtatcatatacagtatatactacAAACGATGTTTAAAAGTGTGAACCAAGCTagtaaaaagtgtttttaaaccCTCCAAAGTCCAGTGGATTGGTCCAACGTGAGACTTGCACACTGGATTTGTGTGTCGACTTGAATAAAAAGGTGGGAGTCTGACACGGTAGCATTGGGGTGACATAAAAAAGAAGTAAACAGGAGAAGTTTACTGCCGTTCGCTGATGAACAGTCCGCGAGGGAGGAGCCGCTCGGCTCCGCTCAAGTGCTCAAGACTGAAGATGCCGAGAGGGGAAATGAGAGCAGTGGTATAGGTCCTTGTTCAGTAGTTTGTTCAACcaaaacaatcacacacacacacacacacacacacacacacacacaagcgcgcaTACGCACACACTCCGGTTAAGGCAGTGTTGGCAGGGGAGGCTGCAGTGAGGCtgagtggtgggggggtcagggctCATGGCAGTGAAAGATTCCAGAGTCAAcactcctcttcatccctctcctctgctcagtcaCACCTCTCAGCGTTGCTCACTCGAATGACATCAAGTTGGCCGGCACCTGGATACAACGTCACTGTGATGAAACAAcccacaatgtgtgtgtgtgtgtgtgtgtgtgtgtgtgcgcgcgcgcgcagaGGTACAGGTGTTGATGCAGCTCCATACCTGCTGTCTATTGCTCTGACAGGCAGCACTCAGATGTTTAAACCACAGCAAAGCGTTCATCCTGTTCCCTGCCTGGTACTTGTAGGTGTTACCTGGGCAACGGAAGCCAAACAATGTGAGGCAACACGTCTTTCAGTCCTGTCTGCATTCCaaaaacaaagtgtgtgtgtgtgtgtgtgagtgtgtgtgtttctcacccCGTTCCGAGTCTGTCAGCAAGAAGACGTCCGGATGCTCGGGATCGTCGGCCATCATGGCCATTAAACCCACCACAGACCCGCTTTTAGTGGATGTGGATTTGAACTAGATGgcgtaaagagagagagggggggggggtgttatgtgTCTGATgtctctgttgtgttttgggCTCAACCTTCACAACAAACAGCTCTGAtattcctccccctccccagcctGCATGTGCGCTCCACAAGGTTCTCATTACCCCGTGAGTGACATACAAGACTGCAGTGATCTCACTGGACTCATTATCCAATGAGTGCTACCATCTGTCTGTCCCCCAACATCCCAGActaaccgcccccccccccccccatgtatataaatgcagacacacacacaatcactgcATCTCAAATCTCTCTCATGAGCAGGCATACTTTTACCAAATGTTCCCAGGAAACGCACGGCCTGCGTCAGGCTCCATCtggacatttaaacacacagtggtccggACAACGAGGCTGTCTCCGTCCGTAACGACCACGACGGATTTAATATAAAAGACTCAAATTGAGAAATGGCAGAATTTCAGCTTAAATCTGAGAGGCCAAATCAAAATCGGACCTAAATGTCTATCAAACTTCCATTTCAAACGGGGCATGCAGGGTTTGTTGTTGTCCCTGTTCAGTTTGAGATTGGCTCAATCTTCCGACAGTATCGATCTGTCTGGACCAGAACTCGTcctgctgcttccctcagcAGTCACATGGTGGATGAACACCAGCACTCTGGGTTTCATAAGCATCCTCTGAAACCGCTGCAACCACGTTTCACCCACGATGAGCTTTCATTAGGATGCTTCTATTCTCCACACTTTTCGCTTCTCATCAACCTGATTCAAGTTTATCTCGAGTTCATCTGTCCAAAGGAGCCGATTCCACAACTTTTAAGTCTTAAGATCTTTTCATACACGTCAGCTCAATTATCTGCTGTCGCGCTCGTCCACAtaaacacttttaaaacctctttAGAACTTTAAAAAGTTCCATGGACTCCTGCCAGGACGGGTACCGTGGATGTGATCTGTCTGATTGCTCGTGTGACCTACATGCTTTCTCTCGGTGGCCTTCAGAGACTTGGCAGGGTAGTAGTAGAGCTGGTCCCCACAGAGAGCCACCCAGTATTTGGTCCATGCCGCCACCTGCGGAAATTCAACCGTCAAATTCGCCTGAATGCTCGCTCGTCTATCAGCTTCTATTAATCCTCGATTCGGGGATGATTCGTTTAAGATGAGAAAAGCAGGAGCGGACGTGACTGAAGAAGAGTGACGGCACGGTTTGAAATGTAAACATTCTCCCTTGGCAGAGATTCTTCTATAGATTAAAAATGTTGGAGGCCAGAGTCAATAAAGACAGATATCAGCAAGAAAATgtctgagagggaaaaaaaggaggtgAAGTGAAGCCACTGAATATTACTCCTGGTGTGGAGAGATTTCCTCTGACTACAAAGCCATCAATCTCTCTACGTGTTTATAGATACGTATAAATTAGACAGATACAAAACACATGAGAGCATAATAAGATCCAGATTTGTTtccagacaaaaggaaaaggaatTATCTGTCCACAAAATGAACGTACAGGAAGCAAAAAGGGGCAGTGAGGGGCTGTCATGCATTACGTAGTGTGGACATTTACAGCCCCTctgtgagtgaatgtgtgtgtgttctcaccgTTGGTTTCTTGCCCTCCTTCAGCACAGTCTTTCTCTTTAGGACACCCTGCACCGTCACCGCTCCTGGATACAGGTGAACGGCCAGCTCCTCCGACTCTGCTGAGCTGCAACAGGACAAACGTCACAAACTTTACACCGAGTCAGAAAACACACCCAGGAAGGACGACAAGGTCCGCCTCAGATCACCGGTGAATTAGTAGAGTGAAGCAAAAAGACAAGACACAATTTGCAGTTCCAGATTTACTCCGGTTTAAAATGCTGACGCTCAAATCTGTTCAGATGGTCGAGGTGGGGGTGCAGATTATGTCTGTCTGAGAGTTCAAAGCAAGAAGACCAGCAGAGGAGCCCAGTGCTGTCTGGTGGAAAGAACTGTAGACAGAACCATCCCTGACCGCAAGGAAGGCCACTCCGCTTTGAGGAAGGCGACGGAGCCGTTCCTGTGCAGTCGCACATGGGATGAAAAAGGCTGAGGAAAACGCCTAAAGCTTCATGTATCGCGGGCGGTGGTCCAGGTTGActatgagctgtgtgtgtgtgtgtgggtgtgtgtgcaagagagagagagagagagaaagagagagagagagagagagagagaagcagacatGCAAGAAATTACTCATTTAAAACTTTaaacacaagaagaagaagaacgcTGCCCCAATGATGATACTTTGctaatcccttttttttttggaatcacacacacacacacacgcacacgcacacacacacacgcacaggcccGCAGCAGTAAGAACAGCCCCTTGCAGAAACAACAGAGGTGTGAAGTGAGGATCAGAGAGGGTTTTTGCGTGTGGTCAGGCTGGTTTCCAGTCTGTACCTGCTGGGCCTCAGGACTCCTCTGTATGGGATGCGGGCCACTCGGGTCACTGGGCCCAAAGAGTGATAGAAGCGAGTCCTGTTCAGAATAGGATAAGACAGGATGGGGGCACGGGACACTGttactgggttttttttcctcttgtttaaTCATCACTCCCTGAAAACTGCATGGATTAAGGGaagatggagcagcagccatTCAGTTAGGAGAGCTTCTGATTTTCAATTACAGGGTCGTTCAATAGTGTGAAGCTAGAAGTGGTGTTGGGAAGCGTCTAGAGCTGTGACTATTTAGGTTTGAACTACTGAAAGTAAACATCTGTTGGTGCAGAGgttgactgacagctgctggGGATTGAGATGTTATGCACTGGAATTCGGCTCAGGTTGCGGGGAGGAGCAGAAGCATCTGAAAGCAGCGATGAAAATATGAGGCATGACGGGACCTGGCTGTGAAGCTAGAAGCAAAGACCGGCCATTGCGTTCGTGCGCGAGCCTTAATGGCAGATCGTTTCAGAAAAGGCCATCTTGAGGCCAGAGCGTTTCAGATTACACAATCACATCTGctgcggggggggtgggggtaggtCAAATCATGAGCTTGCATGTCGTTTTGATGGGAACTGGAACACGACCACAAACATCTACGCCTTACCTCTCAAAAGCCGGCCAAGACACCTCTTCACTGATCTCAGAGCCATCGCTGCTCCCTGTGACGGAAAGAAAAATGAGACAAACTGCTTCACAATAAAACGAATGCTCTatacgtgcgtgtgcgcgttACCAAGTGAAATGCCGCTAGACAGAGTGGAGCTCTCTGCTTGACATCGGCTGGGACTGTGGCTCTCCATCACACTGTCATCCAGCAGGTGTCGAGAACCAGCGTTGGGGAACGTCGCGCTTTTGAACTCCACCGTGTTCATCTTATGAATGAAACTAGCAAGACACAGAAAGGTTTTTGACCACACGATGGGTGCTATTTAAAGCCTCCCCTAAAGCCACAAAATACTGACTTGTAGCCCAGGCTGTGGCACTTCCTGTGTCCGTAGGGCAGCAGGTTTCTGGGTGACGGCGGCGTGGCGGGTACTTCGGACGATATTGTACATTTACGGccgcagagaggagaggctgatgcCTCCTGACCTTTAAGTGAGAGTCGGGGTGGGGGGAATATTTATAACCAAggtaaaaatttaaaaaagtccAAAATTGAAAAGAACTCATCTTACCTGCAAGATCTTCTTTGGAAGCATTTGCTCGGGGGGTGCTGGTGCCTGGCTCAATCTTCTGTGACAATCTAAATCAAAACAACACTGACGTCATCTTCAAAGCAATGTCACTGTCCAGATGTCCAGATGAAAGTGATACGGGCGACATAAATTAGCAATAACCGCTTCCGCCATTAAACCCTCACTTGTAGTTATCGTCCTCCACAAatttctgcagctcctcaaTGTATCTGACAGAGTTTAGATACTTCTGTACATGAGGCAACACTGGTACAtctgaaagaaagagagaacgaGTCGAGGCGATTTCGCAATAATAGCGATCCATCAGTAGCTGCCTGAATAATAAAAATCATATAAATATCATATTGTGCCTTCCAACCATCGACTGGATCTACTGTGTGTGCTCACCATAGGTGCAGGATCTCTGCAGGTCTGAGATGATTCTGAGAATGTTATTCATCAGGTTCGACCTCTGTTCGTTCTCCAGTATGCTGCCTGTGGAGGGGTAGGCTGAGTCTATGTACGTCAGGTCGGATAGGTACATCCCTGAAATGAAGCGAAAGGTGGAGAGAAATTAAATGTCTTGTGCCCTCACCTCCCCCAGCGTTAATGAACCGTGCGAGTCAGACAAGGACGCCATCATACAGCCCACCACCAAGCTTATATGGATGCTTCTCGGTAAACTAGATTTCTCTATACACAACAAACACATAGACACTAAGAAAGATGGATACCTTCAATAAAGCCAAATTTCCATGAGCCTTCGTCCAAGTGCTGTGCAGCTGTGGACCTTTTGTTGCGAAAATTAGCTGGAAATCACAGACTGTTTGTCTGGTTTAGCCAGAAATGAAAACCATACACAAACTTTTCTGACTGAATAAACCTTTCTCAGGTTCCAAaccatgggttagggttagggttgcgcTCCCAATGGACCTGCAAGTGCCCCGAGTGGATGACTGATCTTCTCTCCAATGGTTACAACTTGAGCCCAGCTCCCTTGTCTTATTATGGGAGACTTAGAGAGCAACCGAGGACCGTAACCTCTCATTACATACTGTAAATATTATGTGAAAAGGAGTGCAGCAGCTTCCAAAGATTCTGGAATTGGAGATCAGTGAGCTTGAGGACTGATGAGGTTCATTTCCATTCAGTctctgctttgctgctttatgTTTCTTTCACATGGCACTGATGAAATTGAAcgcagatgcaaaaaaaaaaaaaaaaacccaacaaaggTTATGTTATCAACGTAATACCGGCGGCTCCTTTGGGACTGTGTCGAGTTTCACAGTTGCGTCCACTCAGGCCGCAGAACGCGACCATTTACGACACTAATTCCAAACGCAACAGCAGAACAGCAAGCCAAGATCCTGCAGAATAAAAAGGCCAAAACCTCctctacagcacacacacagacatcaccTCATCTGATTAGAATcaaagggagatgctgagagCAGGAGGATCCCTTTATGAGCGCCGGAGGTGCAGCtgtgagaggggggagagagggatccTCCAGACTTAATCACTGAGGAAGCTTGTCAGGGATAACAGTAGTGAATCCACACTGCCAGGAACAACCGTGGACAGAAGGGTCCTCAAAGGACCTGTAGGTAGGAGACATACATGCTTTATGTGTGTTTACACCTGGCAAACCTGAATGTAGAGGCTCAGGTTTAAAACCTGAGGGCGACACTGAAGGAAAGGCTTAGACGCTTATCTCAGAGAAACCTTTCAAATATTTTGGCACAAGAAAACCCACATCTGTCTGTGTCACACGCGCCTAAACACCCTGGAGGTGATGACCACAGTGATAAGAAGTGAGCAAAGAGAAGCACCTTCCAGTCGATCGGCTCTTAGCTGAATCACTACAGGACAACTTCAGTAGCAATCCTAAGGAACCTAAAGTAGATGCTAAAGGAATTCCAAATATCTGCCATTTGGACTAAAATCCTGAGCTAACGCAGAAGCTGGGAGGGAAGAGAAATTGTGCATTGTTGTGTCTGTCAAAAACAC encodes:
- the fam20b gene encoding glycosaminoglycan xylosylkinase isoform X1; the protein is MKLKQRVVVLCAVLLLLGLAKIFLLDGGEGSAASRRDLRAFRRMEAGLSLSRGARLTHTLQSPWEIASQWVGPREVYPEETPELAAVLTSLSTARVERADVGYKGTQLKALLVLDGGQKVVFKPKRYGRDYVVEGEPYAGYDRHNAEVAAFHLDRILGFRRAPLVVGRYVNLRTEIKPVATEQLLSTFLMQGNNTCFYGKCYYCRESEPACAEGELMEGSLTLWLPDVWPLQKHRHPWGRTYREGKLARWEYDESYCEAVKKMPPYDAGPRLLDVIDTAVFDYLIGNADRHHYESFQDDGGASMLILLDNAKSFGNAALDERSILAPLYQCCMIRVSTWNRLNLLRGGALSSAMRQAMAFDPIHPVLAEPHLAALDRRLSAVAATVKQCMETHGPDNTLIEDRMNLPHP
- the ralgps2 gene encoding ras-specific guanine nucleotide-releasing factor RalGPS2 isoform X1 yields the protein MMDLPNGQSSATTIAAVSEKSSSSESLSERGSSDLKKSFDAVVFDVLKVTPEQYAGQITLMDVRVFKAIQPEELSSCGWNKKEKHSSAPNVVAFTRRFNQTSFWVVREILHAQTLKIRAEVLSLYIRTAKKLCDMNNLHAVMAVISALQSAPIFRLSKTWALLSRKDKSSFDRLAFLMSKEDNYKRLRDFISTQSMVSCIPYLGMYLSDLTYIDSAYPSTGSILENEQRSNLMNNILRIISDLQRSCTYDVPVLPHVQKYLNSVRYIEELQKFVEDDNYKLSQKIEPGTSTPRANASKEDLAGQEASASPLCGRKCTISSEVPATPPSPRNLLPYGHRKCHSLGYNFIHKMNTVEFKSATFPNAGSRHLLDDSVMESHSPSRCQAESSTLSSGISLGSSDGSEISEEVSWPAFERTRFYHSLGPVTRVARIPYRGVLRPSSSAESEELAVHLYPGAVTVQGVLKRKTVLKEGKKPTVAAWTKYWVALCGDQLYYYPAKSLKATERKHFKSTSTKSGSVVGLMAMMADDPEHPDVFLLTDSERGNTYKYQAGNRMNALLWFKHLSAACQSNRQQVPANLMSFE
- the ralgps2 gene encoding ras-specific guanine nucleotide-releasing factor RalGPS2 isoform X2 produces the protein MMDLPNGQSSATTIAAVSEKSSSSESLSERGSSDLKKSFDAVVFDVLKVTPEQYAGQITLMDVRVFKAIQPEELSSCGWNKKEKHSSAPNVVAFTRRFNQTSFWVVREILHAQTLKIRAEVLSLYIRTAKKLCDMNNLHAVMAVISALQSAPIFRLSKTWALLSRKDKSSFDRLAFLMSKEDNYKRLRDFISTQSMVSCIPYLGMYLSDLTYIDSAYPSTGSILENEQRSNLMNNILRIISDLQRSCTYDVPVLPHVQKYLNSVRYIEELQKFVEDDNYKLSQKIEPGTSTPRANASKEDLAGQEASASPLCGRKCTISSEVPATPPSPRNLLPYGHRKCHSLGYNFIHKMNTVEFKSATFPNAGSRHLLDDSVMESHSPSRCQAESSTLSSGISLGSSDGSEISEEVSWPAFESSAESEELAVHLYPGAVTVQGVLKRKTVLKEGKKPTVAAWTKYWVALCGDQLYYYPAKSLKATERKHFKSTSTKSGSVVGLMAMMADDPEHPDVFLLTDSERGNTYKYQAGNRMNALLWFKHLSAACQSNRQQVPANLMSFE